A region of the Vibrio tubiashii genome:
GCGTGAGAAGCTAGACAACCTATGTTTCCTAGTTAACTGTAACCTACAGCGTCTAGATGGCCCTGTAATGGGTAACGGTAGCATCATCCAAGAGCTAGAGGGCCTATTCAAAGGTGCTGGCTGGAATGTTGTTAAAGTTATCTGGGGTAGCAACTGGGATGCACTACTTGCTAAAGATACGTCTGGCAAGCTTCTACAGCTAATGAACGAAACTGTAGATGGTGACTACCAAACATTTAAATCTAAAGACGGTGCTTACGTACGTGAACACTTCTTTGGTAAGTACCCAGAGACAGCTGCACTAGTTGCAGACATGACTGATGACGAAATCTTCGCACTTAAGCGTGGTGGTCACGAGTCTTCTAAGCTGTACGCAGCATACAAAAACGCGGCAGAAACTAAAGGTCGTCCAACAGTAATCCTAGCTAAGACTGTTAAAGGTTACGGCATGGGTGAAGCGGCTGAAGGTAAGAACATCGCGCACCAAGTTAAGAAGATGGATATGACTCACGTACTACACCTACGTGATCGCCTAGGTCTTCAAGACATCCTAACTGACGAAGCGGTTAAAGAGCTTCCGTACCTGAAACTTGAAGAAGGTTCTGCGGAATACGATTACCTACACGCTCGTCGTAAAGAACTAAAAGGTTACACGCCACAGCGTCTACCTAAGTTCACTCAAGAATTCAAAGTACCTGAGCTAGAAGAGTTCGCGCCGCTACTAAGCGAGCAAAAGCGTGATATCTCTACAACTATGGCTTACGTTCGTACTCTTAACATCCTGCTTAAGAACAAGAACATTGGTAAGAACATCGTTCCTATCATCTGTGACGAAGCACGTACGTTCGGTATGGAAGGTCTATTCCGTCAGATCGGTATCTACAACCCGCACGGTCAGGAATACACACCAGAAGATAAAGGCATTGTTTCTTACTACAAAGAAGCGACATCTGGTCAGGTACTACAAGAAGGTATCAACGAGCTAGGCTCAATGGCTTCTTGGGTTGCTGCTGCAACGTCATACAGCACTAACGATCTACCAATGATCCCGTTCTACATCTACTACTCTATGTTCGGTTTCCAACGTGTTGGCGACATGGCGTGGATGGCTGGTGACCAACAAGCTCGTGGTTTCCTACTAGGTGCTACTGCTGGTCGTACAACGCTAAATGGTGAAGGTCTACAGCACGAAGATGGTCACTCGCACATCATGGCGAACACTGTTCCTAACTGTATCTCTTACGACCCAACATTCGCTTACGAAGTTGCAGTCATCATGCAAGACGGTATCCGTCGCATGTACGGTGAGAACCAAGAGAACGTGTTCTACTACCTAACTGTGATGAACGAAAACTACGCAATGCCAGCAATGCCAGAAGGCGCTGAAGAAGGCATCCGTAAGGGTATCTACAAGCTTGAGTCTTACGCAGGTGACAAGTCTAAAGTTCAGCTAATGGGCTCTGGTACTATCATGAACGAAGTACGTAAAGCAGCAACTATCCTAAGTGAAGAGTACGGCATCGCTTCTGACGTGTTCTCTGTAACATCGTTCAACGAGCTAACTCGTGACGGTCAAGATGCAGAACGTTACAACATGCTTCACCCAGAAGGCGAAGCGAAAGTACCATACATTGCACAAGTAATGGGTACTGAGCCAGCTATCGCAGCGACTGACTACATGAAGAACTACTCTGAACAAGTTCGCGCGTTCATGCCTTCTGAGTCATACAAAGTACTGGGTACAGATGGTTACGGCCGCTCTGATAGCCGTGAGAACCTACGTCGTCACTTCGAAGTTAACGCAGGCTACGTGGTAGTTGCAGCGCTAACTGAACTAGCTAAGCGTGGTGATGTTGAGAAGTCAGTAGTAACTGAAGCTATTGCTAAGTTCGACATCGACACTGAAAAAACTAACCCGCTATACGCTTAATTGAGAAGGTAAATAAGAAATGGCAATCGAAATTAATGTACCAGACATCGGTGCGGATGAGGTTGAAGTTACTGAAATTCTTGTAAGCGTTGGCGACAAGGTTGAAGAAGAGCAGTCTCTTATCACAGTTGAAGGCGATAAAGCTTCTATGGAAGTTCCTGCTTCTCAAGCGGGTATCGTTAAAGAAATCAAAGTTACGGAAGGTGACTCTGTTTCTACTGGTTCTCTAATCATGATTTTCGAAGCCGAGGGTGCAGCTGACGCTGCACCTGCTCCTGCGGCAGAAGCAGCTCCAGCAGCGGCTCCAGCTCCAGCAGCAGCGGCAGAGCTTAAAGAAGTTCACGTACCAGATATTGGTGGCGATGAAGTTGAAGTGACTGAAATCATGGTTGCAGTTGGCGACAGCATTGAAGAAGAGCAATCTCTTCTAACGGTTGAAGGCGACAAAGCTTCTATGGAAGTACCTGCACCATTCGCGGGTACACTAAAAGAGATCAAGGTAGCAGCAGGCGATAAAGTTACGACTGGCTCGCTAATCATGGTATTCGAAGTAGCAGGCTCTGGCGCTCCAGCGGCACCTGCTGCAGCAGAAGCTCCAGTTGCAGCGGCTCCAGCAGCATCAGCAGCGAAAGAAGTTAACGTTCCTGATATCGGCGGTGATGAAGTTGAAGTAACTGAGATCATGGTTGCAGTTGGCGATACAGTGGAAGAAGAGCAATCTCTAATCACTGTTGAAGGTGACAAAGCTTCAATGGAAGTTCCTGCTCCATTTGCTGGTACGGTTAAAGAGATCAAGATTGCAGCAGGCGACAAAGTGTCAACTGGCTCACTAATTATGGTCTTCGAAGTGGCGGGTGCAGCACCTGCTCCAGCAGCAGCCCCAGCTCAAGCGGCGGCACCTGCAGCAGCTTCAGCTCCTAAAGCAGAAGCTCCAGCGGCACCAGCAGCAACAGGTGATTTCCAAGAGAACAATGAGTACGCACACGCGTCTCCAGTTGTTCGTCGTCTAGCTCGTGAGTTTGGCGTTAACCTTTCTAAGGTTAAAGGTACTGGTCGTAAGAGCCGTATCCTAAAAGAAGACGTACAGTCTTACGTTAAAGATGCGCTTAAGCGTCTTGAGTCTGGCACAGGTGCAGCGGCATCTGGTAAAGGCGACGGCGCGGCTCTTGGTCTACTACCTTGGCCAAAAGTGGACTTCAGCAAGTTCGGCGAAACTGAAGTTCAGAAGCTTTCTAAGATCAAGAAGATCTCAGGCGCTAACCTGCACCGTAACTGGGTAATGATCCCTCACGTTACACAGTGGGATAACGCTGACATCACTGAGCTAGAAGCATTTCGTAAAGAGCAGAACGCTATCGAAGCCAAGAAAGACACGGGTATGAAGATCACACCACTTGTGTTCATCATGAAAGCTGCGGCGAAAGCGCTAGAAGCATTCCCAGCGTTCAACTCTTCTCTATCTGAAGATGGCGAAAGCATCATTCTGAAGAAATACGTGAACATCGGTATCGCAGTAGATACGCCTAACGGCCTAGTTGTTCCTGTATTTAAAGATGTGAACAAGAAAGGCATCTACGAGCTGTCTGAAGAGCTAATGGCTATTTCTAAGAAAGCACGTGCTGGTAAGCTAACTGCTGGTGATATGCAAGGCGGTTGTTTCACAATCTCTAGCCTTGGTGGTATCGGCGGTACTGCGTTTACACCAATCGTAAATGCACCAGAAGTTGGTATCCTAGGTGTGTCTAAGTCTGAAATGAAGCCAGTGTGGAACGGTAAAGAGTTCGAACCACGTCTACAGCTTCCACTATCTCTATCATACGACCACCGTGTGATTGATGGTGCTGAAGGTGCTCGCTTCATCACGTTCTTGAACGCAGCGCTATCAGACATCCGTCGTCTAGTTCTTTAATTAAAGATTAGATGATTTAGAGGCGGCATTAGAGCCGCCTCTACTACTAATAATTATCAAACAATTTGATTGCAGACCTTAGAGTCAATAAGGTTTTCTCAAGCGAATTGTTGTCTAGCTCACAGGCTAAATTGATTTACTTTTCACACCATTAACATCTCTGTAAACTGATGGCGGTCTGAAAATAACTGTTTAAAATAAACTGACTTGAACATATAGAATCAATACCCACTCAGCCTGTTAGGGATAATGACTACAAGAGGTCAAAATGAGCAAAGAAATTAAAGCCCAAGTTGTAGTACTTGGTGCAGGTCCTGCTGGTTACTCTGCCGCTTTCCGTTGTGCAGACTTAGGTCTAGAAACGGTTCTTATCGAGCGTTACAGCACTCTTGGTGGTGTGTGTCTAAACGTGGGTTGTATCCCATCTAAAGCACTACTTCACGTATCTAAAGTTATCGAAGAAGCAAAAGCACTTGCTGACCACGGTATCGTATTTGGTGAGCCTCAAACGGATATCGACAAGGTCCGTAAGTGGAAAGAGAAAGTAATCAACCAACTAACTGGCGGTCTTGGCGGTATGGCTAAGATGCGTAAAGTTAATGTGGTTAACGGTTTTGGTAAATTCACTGGTCCTAACACTGTCGAAGTGGAAGGCGAAGAAGGCAAAACTGTTGTTAACTTCGACAACGCAATCGTTGCAGCGGGTTCTCGCCCAATCAAACTACCATTTATCCCACATGAAGACCCACGTATTTGGGACTCAACTGACGCTCTAGAGCTGAAGGAAGTTCCTGGAAAACTTCTAATCATGGGTGGTGGTATCATCGGTCTAGAAATGGGTACGGTTTACCACTCTCTAGGTTCTCAAATTGATGTTGTTGAAATGTTCGACCAAGTTATCCCAGCTGCGGATAAAGATATCGTGAAAGTTTACACTAAGCGTATCAAGAACAAGTTCAACCTAATGCTTGAAACGAAAGTAACAGCAGTTGAAGCGAAAGAAGACGGTATCTACGTTTCAATGGAAGGTAAGAAAGCACCAGCAGAAGCTGAGCGCTACGATGCTGTTCTAGTTGCTATCGGTCGTGTACCAAACGGTCAACTTCTTGATGCAGAAAAAGCGGGT
Encoded here:
- the aceE gene encoding pyruvate dehydrogenase (acetyl-transferring), homodimeric type yields the protein MSDMKHDVDALETQEWLQALESVVREEGVERAQFLLEQVLDKARLDGVDMPTGITTNYINTIPADQEPAYPGDTTLERRIRSIIRWNAIMIVLRASKKDLELGGHMASFQSSAAFYEVCFNHFFRAPNETDGGDLVYYQGHISPGIYSRAFVEGRLTEEQLDNFRQEVDGKGIPSYPHPKLMPEFWQFPTVSMGLGPISAIYQARFLKYLDGRGMKDTSAQRVYAFLGDGEMDEPESRGSLSFAAREKLDNLCFLVNCNLQRLDGPVMGNGSIIQELEGLFKGAGWNVVKVIWGSNWDALLAKDTSGKLLQLMNETVDGDYQTFKSKDGAYVREHFFGKYPETAALVADMTDDEIFALKRGGHESSKLYAAYKNAAETKGRPTVILAKTVKGYGMGEAAEGKNIAHQVKKMDMTHVLHLRDRLGLQDILTDEAVKELPYLKLEEGSAEYDYLHARRKELKGYTPQRLPKFTQEFKVPELEEFAPLLSEQKRDISTTMAYVRTLNILLKNKNIGKNIVPIICDEARTFGMEGLFRQIGIYNPHGQEYTPEDKGIVSYYKEATSGQVLQEGINELGSMASWVAAATSYSTNDLPMIPFYIYYSMFGFQRVGDMAWMAGDQQARGFLLGATAGRTTLNGEGLQHEDGHSHIMANTVPNCISYDPTFAYEVAVIMQDGIRRMYGENQENVFYYLTVMNENYAMPAMPEGAEEGIRKGIYKLESYAGDKSKVQLMGSGTIMNEVRKAATILSEEYGIASDVFSVTSFNELTRDGQDAERYNMLHPEGEAKVPYIAQVMGTEPAIAATDYMKNYSEQVRAFMPSESYKVLGTDGYGRSDSRENLRRHFEVNAGYVVVAALTELAKRGDVEKSVVTEAIAKFDIDTEKTNPLYA
- the aceF gene encoding pyruvate dehydrogenase complex dihydrolipoyllysine-residue acetyltransferase, which encodes MAIEINVPDIGADEVEVTEILVSVGDKVEEEQSLITVEGDKASMEVPASQAGIVKEIKVTEGDSVSTGSLIMIFEAEGAADAAPAPAAEAAPAAAPAPAAAAELKEVHVPDIGGDEVEVTEIMVAVGDSIEEEQSLLTVEGDKASMEVPAPFAGTLKEIKVAAGDKVTTGSLIMVFEVAGSGAPAAPAAAEAPVAAAPAASAAKEVNVPDIGGDEVEVTEIMVAVGDTVEEEQSLITVEGDKASMEVPAPFAGTVKEIKIAAGDKVSTGSLIMVFEVAGAAPAPAAAPAQAAAPAAASAPKAEAPAAPAATGDFQENNEYAHASPVVRRLAREFGVNLSKVKGTGRKSRILKEDVQSYVKDALKRLESGTGAAASGKGDGAALGLLPWPKVDFSKFGETEVQKLSKIKKISGANLHRNWVMIPHVTQWDNADITELEAFRKEQNAIEAKKDTGMKITPLVFIMKAAAKALEAFPAFNSSLSEDGESIILKKYVNIGIAVDTPNGLVVPVFKDVNKKGIYELSEELMAISKKARAGKLTAGDMQGGCFTISSLGGIGGTAFTPIVNAPEVGILGVSKSEMKPVWNGKEFEPRLQLPLSLSYDHRVIDGAEGARFITFLNAALSDIRRLVL
- the lpdA gene encoding dihydrolipoyl dehydrogenase, coding for MSKEIKAQVVVLGAGPAGYSAAFRCADLGLETVLIERYSTLGGVCLNVGCIPSKALLHVSKVIEEAKALADHGIVFGEPQTDIDKVRKWKEKVINQLTGGLGGMAKMRKVNVVNGFGKFTGPNTVEVEGEEGKTVVNFDNAIVAAGSRPIKLPFIPHEDPRIWDSTDALELKEVPGKLLIMGGGIIGLEMGTVYHSLGSQIDVVEMFDQVIPAADKDIVKVYTKRIKNKFNLMLETKVTAVEAKEDGIYVSMEGKKAPAEAERYDAVLVAIGRVPNGQLLDAEKAGLEVDERGFINVDKQMRTNVPHIFAIGDIVGQPMLAHKGVHEGHVAAEVIAGKKHYFDPKVIPSIAYTEPEVAWVGKTEKEAKAEGINYETATFPWAASGRAIASDCADGMTKLIFDKDTHRVIGGAIVGTNGGELLGEIGLAIEMGCDAEDIALTIHAHPTLHESVGLAAEVFEGTITDLPNPKAKKKK